A genome region from Bombus terrestris chromosome 10, iyBomTerr1.2, whole genome shotgun sequence includes the following:
- the LOC100651572 gene encoding klaroid protein isoform X2 encodes MENEQRHYELRSGSRSRSRTPLVQTYTMIEPETLEHHYHLRSLSQERSHTPGEVANTKRSGPRISSGSSSKTNDQNVEAIVERKKEILTVETTLGDKNKRIENPSVYTKRGERRSERQKAKKQIFANGQTDNKEGSFEHKSGESQKNIFPHRTITSDYSSEETEQEELSDRSCSAHEIYKQAGDWWNVFPKTDYTYSERSKCRYEIAPGILAMPNMSRRSIHSNTQDSNRSLHVPSENVVYERTNIGKERGTKAGDSILVNEYYGAHISSTDKSKAQYTKTHIEQYRCHREVIYAEPTNSMNSQSRQSLSSDLPLKRIDSRKCRITSAVDSDTELEEAASNNYSQRSKITHQFTSFILVTALGFSKFLEFLKLKPVRRREYYATYEYQRYESRWSKIWKYIDSLLQYIYLFMVRVFFFDSWLLSRVSSIRRWMHQKSPILFWIALLPLFLLTGCWCLPHLSALFPQTKVITREFGTGQELVASEKQLFLKGKIFGKEDNFESITEKLHSRINNLEDRTMKQSDRLFNITQALERLKEKEYIWPKDDNEILLLEERLKEYKLADIYSQEIDVIKSQLEKLKEFYSELKLCCSTRTNHITSEDLEKRIEMVLIDHFGTLMLNAEKVKVQDKSWIANDVITDDRVREIVKEAIKIYDADKTGRVDYALESAGGQIISTRCTQKYDIKTRVVKLLAFTLYHENNNPRTVIQGNPIQPGACWAFQGFPGYLLIKLRSSIYVTGFTVEHAPKSILPNEEMRSAPKKFNVWGFVDENDSEPVLFGDYEFAASDDSLQYFPVENTAIKTPYEYVELRIHSNHGQLEYT; translated from the exons ATGGAGAATGAACAACGACATTATGAATTACGAAGTGGAAGTAGATCACGTTCTAGAACTCCTTTGGTGCAAACTTATACCATGATTGAACCAGAAACTTTAGAACATCATTATCATTTAAGAAGTTTAAGTCAGGAGAGATCTCATACTCCTGGAGAAGTTGCAAATACTAAAAGATCTGGTCCTAGAATATC atCTGGTAGTAGCAGTAAAACAAATGATCAAAATGTGGAGGCTAtagtggaaagaaaaaaagaaattctcacTGTTGAAACAACATTGGGGGATAAAAATAAGCGAATTGAAAATCCTTCTGTCTATACAAAAAGAGGAGAACGTCGATCTGAACGGCAAAAGGCAAAGAAACAGATATTTGCAAATGGTCAAACTGATAACAAGGAAGGTTCATTTGAACATAAAAGCGGAGAAAGTCAAAAAAACATCTTTCCACATAGAACTATTACTAGTGATTATTCTTCAGAAGAAACAGAACAAGAAGAATTGTCTGATAGATCATGTTCTGCGCATGAAATCTATAAGCAAGCTGGTGATTGGTGGAA CGTATTTCCTAAAACGGACTACACCTATTCTGAAAGGTCCAAGTGTCGTTATGAAATAGCGCCAGGTATACTAGCCATGCCTAATATGTCACGGCGATCCATCCATTCAAATACGCAGGATTCTAATCGATCCTTGCACGTTCCGTCTGAGAATGTTGTATATGAAAGAACAAATATCGGAAAAGAGAGAGGAACAAAAGCAGGAGATTCTATA CTTGTTAATGAATATTATGGAGCACATATATCAAGTACGGATAAGTCTAAGGCTCAATACACAAAGACACATATAGAACAGTACCGTTGTCACAGGGAAGTAATTTATGCAGAACCTACTAATTCAATGAATTCACAATCAAG GCAATCGTTGAGCTCTGATTTACCATTAAAACGTATTGATTctcgaaaatgtagaattacATCTGCTGTTGATTCAGATACTGAATTAGAAGAAGCAGCTTCAAATAACTATAGCCAAAGAAGCAAAATAACACATCAATTTACGAGTTTTATACTGGTTACTGCTTTAGGGTTTAGCAAATTCCTTGAATTTCTAAAGCTCAAGCCAGTCAGAAGAAGAGAATATTATGCCACTTACGAATATCAAAGATAtg AATCTAGATGGTCcaaaatatggaaatatattGACAGTCTTTTGCagtatatttatctttttatggtCAGGGTGTTTTTCTTTGACTCGTGGTTGTTAAGTCGTGTATCCAGTATTAGGAGATGGATGCATCAGAAAAGCCCAATACTATTTTGGATTGCTTTATTGCCATTATTTCTTCTTACTG gtTGTTGGTGTTTACCACATCTTTCAGCTCTGTTCCCTCAAACCAAAGTAATTACGCGGGAATTTGGAACTGGACAGGAGTTAGTTGCAAGtgaaaaacaattatttttaaaggggaaaatatttggaaaagaagATAATTTTGAATCGATCACCGAAAAATTACACAGTAGAATCAACAACTTGGAGGATCGAACTATGAAACAATCT GACCGCCTTTTCAATATAACTCAAGCGCTGGAGCGgcttaaagaaaaagaatatatctGGCCAAAAGATGAT aatgaaatattattgttgGAGGAGAGActgaaagaatataaattagcTGATATCTATTCTCAAGAAATTGATGTTATTAAGTCGCAGTTGGAGAAACTGAAAGAATTTTATTCAGAGTTAAAATTATGTTGTAGCACACGTACAAATCATATTACTAGCGAAGATTTAGAAAAACGTATCGAAATGGTCTTAATTGATCATTTCGGTACCTTGATGTTGAACGCAGAAAAAGTTAAAG TTCAAGACAAATCATGGATTGCGAATGATGTTATAACGGATGATCGCGTTCGCGAAATAGTCAAGGAGGCCATAAAAATATATGACGCGGACAAAACGGGACGCGTTGATTATGCTTTAGAATCTGCCG gtGGTCAGATCATTAGTACACGTTGTACTcaaaaatacgatataaaaacTAGAGTAGTCAAACTGTTGGCTTTTACACTAtatcatgaaaataataatccTCGTACAGTGATACAAGGAAATCCAATACAACCAGGTGCTTGCTGGGCATTTCAAGGCTTTCCAGGATATTTGTTAATTAAGTTACGAAGTTCTATTTATGTTACTGGATTTACAGTTGAACATGCACCGAAATCGATTTTACCCAATGAAGAAATGAGAAGTGCTCCTAAAAAGTTTAATGTCTGG GGTTTTGTCGATGAAAATGATTCTGAACCTGTATTGTTTGGCGATTACGAATTTGCAGCTTCGGATGATAGTCTACAATACTTTCCAGTCGAA AATACAGCAATCAAGACACCATATGAATATGTGGAATTAAGGATACACAGTAACCATGGACAACTTGAATATACAT GA
- the LOC100651572 gene encoding klaroid protein isoform X1 translates to MENEQRHYELRSGSRSRSRTPLVQTYTMIEPETLEHHYHLRSLSQERSHTPGEVANTKRSGPRISSGSSSKTNDQNVEAIVERKKEILTVETTLGDKNKRIENPSVYTKRGERRSERQKAKKQIFANGQTDNKEGSFEHKSGESQKNIFPHRTITSDYSSEETEQEELSDRSCSAHEIYKQAGDWWNVFPKTDYTYSERSKCRYEIAPGILAMPNMSRRSIHSNTQDSNRSLHVPSENVVYERTNIGKERGTKAGDSILVNEYYGAHISSTDKSKAQYTKTHIEQYRCHREVIYAEPTNSMNSQSRQSLSSDLPLKRIDSRKCRITSAVDSDTELEEAASNNYSQRSKITHQFTSFILVTALGFSKFLEFLKLKPVRRREYYATYEYQRYESRWSKIWKYIDSLLQYIYLFMVRVFFFDSWLLSRVSSIRRWMHQKSPILFWIALLPLFLLTGCWCLPHLSALFPQTKVITREFGTGQELVASEKQLFLKGKIFGKEDNFESITEKLHSRINNLEDRTMKQSDRLFNITQALERLKEKEYIWPKDDNEILLLEERLKEYKLADIYSQEIDVIKSQLEKLKEFYSELKLCCSTRTNHITSEDLEKRIEMVLIDHFGTLMLNAEKVKVQDKSWIANDVITDDRVREIVKEAIKIYDADKTGRVDYALESAGGQIISTRCTQKYDIKTRVVKLLAFTLYHENNNPRTVIQGNPIQPGACWAFQGFPGYLLIKLRSSIYVTGFTVEHAPKSILPNEEMRSAPKKFNVWGFVDENDSEPVLFGDYEFAASDDSLQYFPVENTAIKTPYEYVELRIHSNHGQLEYTCLYRFRVHGKSV, encoded by the exons ATGGAGAATGAACAACGACATTATGAATTACGAAGTGGAAGTAGATCACGTTCTAGAACTCCTTTGGTGCAAACTTATACCATGATTGAACCAGAAACTTTAGAACATCATTATCATTTAAGAAGTTTAAGTCAGGAGAGATCTCATACTCCTGGAGAAGTTGCAAATACTAAAAGATCTGGTCCTAGAATATC atCTGGTAGTAGCAGTAAAACAAATGATCAAAATGTGGAGGCTAtagtggaaagaaaaaaagaaattctcacTGTTGAAACAACATTGGGGGATAAAAATAAGCGAATTGAAAATCCTTCTGTCTATACAAAAAGAGGAGAACGTCGATCTGAACGGCAAAAGGCAAAGAAACAGATATTTGCAAATGGTCAAACTGATAACAAGGAAGGTTCATTTGAACATAAAAGCGGAGAAAGTCAAAAAAACATCTTTCCACATAGAACTATTACTAGTGATTATTCTTCAGAAGAAACAGAACAAGAAGAATTGTCTGATAGATCATGTTCTGCGCATGAAATCTATAAGCAAGCTGGTGATTGGTGGAA CGTATTTCCTAAAACGGACTACACCTATTCTGAAAGGTCCAAGTGTCGTTATGAAATAGCGCCAGGTATACTAGCCATGCCTAATATGTCACGGCGATCCATCCATTCAAATACGCAGGATTCTAATCGATCCTTGCACGTTCCGTCTGAGAATGTTGTATATGAAAGAACAAATATCGGAAAAGAGAGAGGAACAAAAGCAGGAGATTCTATA CTTGTTAATGAATATTATGGAGCACATATATCAAGTACGGATAAGTCTAAGGCTCAATACACAAAGACACATATAGAACAGTACCGTTGTCACAGGGAAGTAATTTATGCAGAACCTACTAATTCAATGAATTCACAATCAAG GCAATCGTTGAGCTCTGATTTACCATTAAAACGTATTGATTctcgaaaatgtagaattacATCTGCTGTTGATTCAGATACTGAATTAGAAGAAGCAGCTTCAAATAACTATAGCCAAAGAAGCAAAATAACACATCAATTTACGAGTTTTATACTGGTTACTGCTTTAGGGTTTAGCAAATTCCTTGAATTTCTAAAGCTCAAGCCAGTCAGAAGAAGAGAATATTATGCCACTTACGAATATCAAAGATAtg AATCTAGATGGTCcaaaatatggaaatatattGACAGTCTTTTGCagtatatttatctttttatggtCAGGGTGTTTTTCTTTGACTCGTGGTTGTTAAGTCGTGTATCCAGTATTAGGAGATGGATGCATCAGAAAAGCCCAATACTATTTTGGATTGCTTTATTGCCATTATTTCTTCTTACTG gtTGTTGGTGTTTACCACATCTTTCAGCTCTGTTCCCTCAAACCAAAGTAATTACGCGGGAATTTGGAACTGGACAGGAGTTAGTTGCAAGtgaaaaacaattatttttaaaggggaaaatatttggaaaagaagATAATTTTGAATCGATCACCGAAAAATTACACAGTAGAATCAACAACTTGGAGGATCGAACTATGAAACAATCT GACCGCCTTTTCAATATAACTCAAGCGCTGGAGCGgcttaaagaaaaagaatatatctGGCCAAAAGATGAT aatgaaatattattgttgGAGGAGAGActgaaagaatataaattagcTGATATCTATTCTCAAGAAATTGATGTTATTAAGTCGCAGTTGGAGAAACTGAAAGAATTTTATTCAGAGTTAAAATTATGTTGTAGCACACGTACAAATCATATTACTAGCGAAGATTTAGAAAAACGTATCGAAATGGTCTTAATTGATCATTTCGGTACCTTGATGTTGAACGCAGAAAAAGTTAAAG TTCAAGACAAATCATGGATTGCGAATGATGTTATAACGGATGATCGCGTTCGCGAAATAGTCAAGGAGGCCATAAAAATATATGACGCGGACAAAACGGGACGCGTTGATTATGCTTTAGAATCTGCCG gtGGTCAGATCATTAGTACACGTTGTACTcaaaaatacgatataaaaacTAGAGTAGTCAAACTGTTGGCTTTTACACTAtatcatgaaaataataatccTCGTACAGTGATACAAGGAAATCCAATACAACCAGGTGCTTGCTGGGCATTTCAAGGCTTTCCAGGATATTTGTTAATTAAGTTACGAAGTTCTATTTATGTTACTGGATTTACAGTTGAACATGCACCGAAATCGATTTTACCCAATGAAGAAATGAGAAGTGCTCCTAAAAAGTTTAATGTCTGG GGTTTTGTCGATGAAAATGATTCTGAACCTGTATTGTTTGGCGATTACGAATTTGCAGCTTCGGATGATAGTCTACAATACTTTCCAGTCGAA AATACAGCAATCAAGACACCATATGAATATGTGGAATTAAGGATACACAGTAACCATGGACAACTTGAATATACATGTTTGTACAGATTTCGTGTACATGGAAAATCagtttaa
- the LOC100650567 gene encoding zinc finger protein 26: MEEVIDQTIATEQTSGECLSHEEEDIKVIIDAPINEEMLKHENGDNDCLENISTVEHDYILQQECILSSTNEQEQQQQQQHHHQQHQHQHQHQHQHPSGESFQREDCTEYVDLLVKAADATTKQEDEEEDEEEEKSDITNTVVQPDADSQCQNETRRSKRKLVRRNFETRRDSDEENYFENLNLSSRLKKGQSSDQSEKIFLCYLCDKEFLSKNVLKEHMHSHEEVRKVLSLKKTPDTPQKNVYNVAKSPPSGKRSNKCPYCGKQYIYITSFSKHLKKHEREKEEGKEESMPLEISFHEDEHSLDLDNYKDARRHLDNEYRKKVKQKEVALEEHREEERRNEVKRGNNGGGDGGGGGGGGGGGEGGGGGNNNNNNDDDDNHDDDDDDYDDKRQVGNLIKKEEQENRNVRTETFACDKCAEKFYTKRGLQKHAISHVVLSCSICEEEFDSLEKLRNHRAKHVVEGVLTEQELEMDTEYPINKETCDYETEDKDSIDRNHRMENKSIPGLLETENNLSKKNDRNMETHRHSGIDYSCKVCCQRFAMKEMLQKHTEQQHERVKTYKCTQCNKTFGNELTLRNHLIATNHKTFLHGQEYDPNKRIKRVAARAAQKIIDKIKTEDGLEDFDEEEENIDKINRANVTDNNYSRNKREISSHKRHNHKKELECASCNKRCSSKQLLTKHMEQHVKDEQQRVVKSEKQKQSADKKDWQKDYANEEMYHKENRDDDYDSDFESGLDWPMDNHECPQCKKRYSTKKSLLRHQLLHEDPNFECDICNVKFYRKDKLKAHYDKCSEKNPDQVRKCNICGDTFENNEILREHRSKHVTEGILTEEDLRDIEPRPEEKKPGEKIGRKRRTDIVGLECTECNKQYTSRKGLLRHIQVHEGKKYLCDICPKKFYRREHLKIHVAKHNMIKPYKCTRCTKRFIKEEQLTNHLSKHDRTFKKNKETDSSKRFLCEICSKSFTQSTTLIAHLRAHNGIKPYVCEVCSRPFTTNAYLKMHMRTHTQERPYVCQYCSRAFARADTLANHLTSHTGEAKYHCKYCPKNFRRLKSLKEHVFIHTGQRPYACPTCDRRFNNNGSRYAHSKRCKQTFVQNQNRAQTLTTQVQATPQNQQRVLQQTTLEQGQIVKAQNIKTITITKPESVATQQTVMQLQEILMPLILPLTVTLTDVGEEVILPEGTKIFTTS; this comes from the exons ATGGAGGAGGTAATCGATCAAACTATCGCTACAGAGCAGACATCGGGAGAGTGCCTGAGTCATGAAGAAGAGGACATTAAAGTAATCATAGATGCTCCCATTAACGAAGAAATGTTAAAACACGAAAACGGGGATAACGATTgccttgaaaatatttcaacggtAGAACACGATTATATATTGCAGCAAGAATGTATATTATCTAGCACGAATGAGCAggagcagcaacaacagcagcagcatcaTCATCAACAACATCAACATCAACATCAACATCAACATCAACATCCCTCCGGAGAATCGTTTCAGCGAGAGGATTGCACCGAATACGTAGATCTATTGGTAAAAGCAGCTGATGCAACGACAAAACAAGAAGATGAGgaggaagatgaagaagaagaaaaatcggataTTACGAACACGGTTGTTCAGCCAGATGCAGATTCTCAGTGTCAAAATGAAACGAGAAGAAGCAAACGTAAATTAGTTCGGCGAAATTTTGAAACGAGACGAGATTCCGACGAGGAAaactattttgaaaatttgaatttaagcTCGAGACTGAAAAAAGGTCAGTCCTCCGATCAATCGGAAAAAATTTTTCTATGTTATCTGTGCGACAAAGAGTTCTTGTCGAAGAATGTTTTGAAGGAGCATATGCATTCTCACGAAGAAGTTAGGAAGGTATTGTCTCTGAAAAAAACACCGGATACACCGCAAAAGAACGTTTATAATGTTGCAAAGTCTCCTCCATCGGGTAAGAGATCAAACAAGTGCCCGTATTGTGGCaaacaatacatatatataacctCGTTTAGTAAACATTTGAAAAAACatgaaagggagaaagaagagGGCAAGGAAGAATCAATGCCCTTAGAAATATCATTCCACGAAGACGAACATAGTCTAGATCTTGATAATTATAAAGATGCACGTCGGCATTTGGATAACGAGTATCGGAAAAAAGTCAAACAAAAAGAGGTGGCTCTAGAAGAGcatagagaggaagaaagaaggaacgagGTTAAAAGAGGCAATAACGGTGgcggtgatggtggtggtggtggtggtggtggtggcggcggcgaaggaggaggaggaggaaataacaacaataacaacgatGATGATGACaaccacgacgacgacgacgacgactacgacgaTAAAAGACAAGTGggtaatttgattaaaaaagaGGAACAGGAGAATCGCAATGTCCGTACAGAAACGTTTGCATGCGACAAGTGCGcagagaaattttatacaaaacgtGGCTTACAAAAACATGCGATTTCGCATGTTGTTCTCAGTTGCAGCATATGCGAAGAAGAATTCGATTCACTGGAAAAATTAAGAAACCATCGTGCGAAGCATGTGGTTGAAGGTGTTCTAACTGAACAAGAACTTGAGATGGACACAGAGTATCCAATTAATAAGGAAACGTGTGATTACGAGACAGAGGATAAAGATAGCATAGACAGGAATCACAGGATGGAAAACAAATCAATACCAGGATTGTTGgaaacagaaaataatttatcgaagaaaaatgATAG AAACATGGAGACCCATCGTCATTCGGGGATTGACTATAGTTGCAAGGTGTGTTGCCAACGATTTGCAATGAAAGAAATGTTGCAAAAACACACGGAACAGCAACATGAACGTGTAAAAACTTACAAGTGCACACAATGTAACAAAACATTTGGTAACGAACTTACTTTACGCAATCATCTTATAGCTACTAATCATAAAACTTTCCTTCATGGGCAAGAATATGACCCAAATAAACGTATTAAAAGAGTTGCTGCGAGAGCTGCACaaaaaattatcgataaaattaaaacCGAGGATGGTTTGGAAGATTTCGACGAGGAAGAggaaaatatcgataaaattaatcgtGCTAATGTTACAGATAATAATTATAGTCGGAATAAGCGAGAAATATCCTCGCATAAGAGACATAATCATAAGAAAGAATTGGAATGTGCCAGTTGCAATAAAAGATGCAGTTCAAAGCAATTGTTAACAAAACATATGGAGCAACATGTAAAAGACGAGCAACAACGAGTGGTCAAGTCGGAAAAGCAAAAGCAATCGGCAGATAAGAAAGATTGGCAAAAGGACTACGCTAATGAGGAGATGTACCATAAAGAGAATAGAGATGACGATTATGATTCGGATTTTGAAAGTGGTTTGGATTGGCCAATGGATAATCACGAGTGCCCACAGTGTAAAAAACGATACAGCACGAAAAAATCATTATTACGTCATCAATTGTTGCACGAAGATCCGAATTTCGAATGCGATATTTGCAATGTTAAGTTTTACCGCAAAGACAAACTAAAGGCCCATTATGATAAGTGTTCGGAGAAGAACCCCGATCAAGTGAGAAAGTGCAATATCTGCGGAGACACGTTTGAGAACAATGAGATTCTGCGAGAACATAGATCGAAACATGTTACCGAAGGCATTCTTACGGAAGAAGACCTGAGAGATATCGAACCGCGACCCGAGGAGAAAAAACCAGGTGAAAAGATTGGTAGGAAGAGAAGGACTGATATCGTAGGTTTAGAGTGCACGGAATGTAACAAGCAATATACATCGAGAAAAGGGCTTTTACGACATATTCAAGTCCACGAAGGAAAAAAGTATCTGTGTGATATATGTCcaaaaaaattttatagaagGGAACATTTAAAGATACACGTAGCTAAACATAACATGATTAAGCCATATAAGTGCACACGATGCACAAAGCGTTTCATTAAAGAGGAACAGTTGACAAATCATTTGTCAAAGCATGACCGAACTTTCAAGAAGAATAAAGAAACGGACAGCTCGAAAAGATTCCTTTGCGAAATTTGCTCGAAAAGTTTTACGCAATCGACGACGTTGATTGCACACCTTCGAGCACATAATGGTATAAAACCATACGTTTGCGAAGTTTGTTCGCGACCGTTCACAACTAACGCTTATTTAAAAATGCACATGAGAACGCATACGCAAGAACGACCGTATGTTTGTCAATATTGTTCACGAGCATTTGCTAGAGCCGATACGCTTGCTAATCATTTGACTTCGCATACAGGTGAGGCTAAATATCATTGTAAGTACTGTCCGAAAAACTTCCGTCGTCTGAAGTCACTTAAAGAACACGTCTTCATCCATACTGGTCAAAGACCTTATGCCTGTCCAACCTGCGATAGACGGTTTAACAACAACGGAAGTCGATATGCTCACAGTAAAAGATGTAAGCAAACTTTTGTTCAGAATCAAAATCGTGCTCAAACACTAACCACGCAAGTACAGGCTACGCCTCAAAATCAACAAAGAGTGCTACAACAGACTACTCTTGAACAAGGACAAATAGTAAAGGCACAAAATATTAAAACCATTACTATCACTAAACCTGAATCAGTCGCCACTCAACAAACGGTTATGCAACTTCAAGAGATATTAATGCCTTTGATCCTTCCTCTTACAGTCACTCTTACGGATGTCGGTGAGGAAGTAATATTACCAGAAGGAACCAAAATATTTACTACATCATAA
- the LOC100651690 gene encoding transmembrane protein 209 has protein sequence MSNFRSPMRYISPNARVLTAKPQVEQTLDIRQIQNKARNSITWFFVNSSLLGILVFDIAYGGATCEPFCWAEWCLALIFGLNTVYHITKYTWASFSLRPILLNPKQRYLLGISEDDPLFKNEKPSSPKTSEPPVPLNLSCISLNRRMTSLGSTGLSESKDFSSPNQFFKYGSPTSQKSVPSPNGSFNKSLNISANGNLTSEDLIQNERELKNYLEEAHQKKHVLSTDIDQPSNLLSSFWSHPAIRSPGEVSPLLRRCAYQLAPIIDKSKSASPGSEEGNSPRGIFGAPDVWRKYRIDPIKVNEWTANLRMWISKTVIERVATEIDNVCLALVRHGLSDSQLGCVGLHRLRKLAQAPFLVFAIPTLPTLVPFLELSNNQEYLIKRIKILAKGGSMSEFKWNGGGSHNDKEWDSSLPTDSAIVMHLVSTYMDTQLEAPLDQPDARPFTSRYMARSGITLPRSKGPVIVCQSINPPHYSLAHSGDSLPSDYEEIQRGRNNLFHTLLLFLYIVKTRDHGMLGRVNLGTSGINVLWVIDG, from the exons ATGAGTAATTTTCGATCTCCAATGCGATACATTTCTCCTAATGCAAG agtTTTGACTGCCAAACCTCAAGTGGAACAAACGCTTGATATAAgacaaattcaaaataaagcAAGAAATAGTATTACCTGGTTTTTCGTCAACAGTTCTTTACTTGGAATCCTCGTCTTTGACAT AGCATATGGAGGTGCAACATGTGAACCATTCTGTTGGGCTGAGTGGTGTTTGGCCTTGATATTTGGATTAAATACTGTTTatcatataacaaaatatacatGGGCAAGTTTTTCTCTGCGGCCAATTCTGCTGAATCCTAAGCAAAGATATCTATTAGGTATATCAGAGGATGACCCtctttttaaaaatgaaaaaccaTCGTCTCCAAAAACTTCAGAGCCACCGGTCCCATTAAATTTATCATGCATTAGCCTCAATAGGAGAATGACCTCACTTGGTTCCACAGGATTAAGCGAATCTA AGGACTTTTCATCGCCAAATCAGTTTTTTAAGTATGGTAGCCCTACATCACAAAAATCGGTACCCAGCCCCAATGGATCTTTTAATAAATCTCTCAATATTTCGGCAAATGGAAATTTAACAAGTGAAGATTTGATACAAAATGAGAGAGaactaaaaaattatttggagGAAGCTCACCAAAAAAAACATGTTTTATCAACGGATATTGATCAGCCTTCCAATTTGCTTAGCTCATTTTGGTCCCATCCAGCGATTAGAAGCCCCGGGGAAGTTTCTCCATTGTTAAGAAGATGTGCATACCAATTAGCGCCCATTATTG ATAAATCAAAATCAGCTAGTCCTGGGAGCGAAGAGGGCAATTCACCTAGGGGTATATTCGGCGCCCCGGATGTTTGGAGAAAATATAGAATCGACCCGATTAAAGTAAACGAATGGACAGCTAATCTTCGCATG TGGATTAGCAAAACAGTTATTGAACGGGTAGCAACCGAAATTGATAATGTTTGTTTGGCATTGGTCCGTCATGGTTTAAGCGATTCCCAATTAGGATGTGTTGGATTGCATAGATTGAGAAAACTTGCACAAGCACCATTTTTAGTATTTGCTATTCCTACTTTACCAACTTTAGTACCTTTTTTAGAACTTTCTAACAATCaggaatatttaattaagaGAATTAAAATTCTTGCAAAAGGGGGTTCAATGAGTGAATTCAAGTGGAATGGTGGAGGATCTCATAATGATAAAGAATGGGATTCTAGCTTACCAACTGATTCTgcg ATAGTTATGCACTTGGTATCAACGTATATGGATACACAATTGGAAGCCCCTTTAGATCAACCCGATGCACGACCATTTACATCGAGGTATATGGCTAGATCAGGAATAACTTTACCACGTAGCAAAGGTCCTGTGATAGTATGCCAATCTATAAATCCACCGCATTACAGTTTGGCACATTCTGGAGATTCATTGCCTAGCGATTATGAggaaatacaacgt GGTAGGAACAACTTATTTCATACActtctgttatttttatacattgttAAGACAAGAGATCACGGTATGTTAGGCCGTGTTAATTTGGGTACATCGGGTATAAACGTTTTATGGGTGATCGATGGTTGA